A section of the Pleuronectes platessa chromosome 7, fPlePla1.1, whole genome shotgun sequence genome encodes:
- the tph1a gene encoding tryptophan 5-hydroxylase 1a encodes MYSNKIEGPRRGRSFDSMNIGFEEKLLNNEINKSTYTKIEENTEKKNTSEKGRATIIFSLKNEVGGLVKALKLFQENHVNLIHIESRKSKRRNSEFEIFVDCDSNHEQLNEIIQLLRKHVNVVDMEPPDNSCLQEEMYNIPWFPTKISDLDKCANRVLMYGSELDADHPGFKDNVYRKRRKYFADLAMAYKHGDPIPRIEFTEEEVKTWGVVYRELIKLYPTHACREYLKNLPLLSKYCECREDNIPQLEDVSRFLRERTGFTIRPVAGYLSPRDFLAGLAFRVFHCTQYVRHSTDPLYTPEPDTCHELLGHVPLLAEPSFAQFSQEIGLASLGASDDSVQKLATCYFFTVEFGLCKQEGKLRAYGAGLLSSISELKHALSGNARIMPFDPKVTSKQECIITTFQDVYFVSDSFEEAKVKMREFAKTIKRPFTVRYNPYTQSVDVLKDTPSINSVVEELRHELDIVGDALIRLNKQLGV; translated from the exons ATGTACTCAAACAAAATCGAAGGACCACGTAGAGGAAGATCTTTTGACTCCATGAACATCGGATTTGAAGAAAAGCTTCTAAACAATGAG ATAAACAAATCAACCTACACCAAAATCGAGGAAAACACTGAAAAGAAGAATACATCAGAGAAAGGGAGAGCTACTATCATTTTTTCCCTGAAGAATGAAGTGGGGGGACTTGTAAAGGCACTCAAACTGTTCCAG GAAAACCACGTCAACCTCATACATATAGAGTCCAGAAAATCTAAAAGACGCAACTCTGAGTTCGAGATATTCGTGGACTGCGACAGCAACCACGAGCAACTGAATGAGATCATCCAGCTGCTGAGGAAGCATGTGAACGTGGTGGATATGGAGCCTCCAGATAACTCCTGTCTACAAGAAG AAATGTACAATATTCCCTGGTTCCCAACGAAAATTTCAGACCTTGACAAGTGCGCCAACCGTGTCCTGATGTATGGCTCCGAGCTGGATGCCGATCATCCT GGTTTTAAGGACAACGTTTACCGGAAAAGGAGAAAGTACTTTGCAGATCTCGCCATGGCCTACAAACA TGGGGATCCCATTCCTCGTATTGAGTtcacagaggaggaagtgaagacctGGGGTGTTGTGTACAGGGAGCTCATCAAGTTGTACCCGACGCACGCGTGCCGAGAATACTTGAAGAACCTGCCGCTGCTGTCCAAATACTGTGAATGTCGCGAGGACAACATCCCTCAGCTGGAGGACGTCTCACGCTTCCTCAGGG AACGTACTGGATTTACCATCAGGCCTGTGGCAGGCTATCTGTCCCCACGTGACTTCCTTGCTGGTTTGGCCTTTCGCGTTTTCCATTGTACCCAGTATGTGCGTCACAGCACCGACCCCTTATACACCCCAGAGCC GGACACATGCCATGAGCTGCTGGGTCACGTGCCTCTGCTTGCTGAGCCCAGCTTTGCCCAGTTCTCTCAGGAGATCGGTCTCGCCTCACTTGGGGCCTCAGATGATTCTGTTCAGAAACTGGCCACA TGCTATTTCTTCACAGTGGAGTTTGGCCTATGCAAACAAGAAGGGAAGCTGAGAGCATATGGAGCAGGACTGCTGTCATCTATTAGTGAGCTTAAG caTGCACTCTCTGGTAATGCAAGGATTATGCCTTTTGACCCCAAAGTCACGTCCAAACAAGAATGCATCATAACAACATTTCAGGATGTGTACTTTGTGTCAGACAGCTTCGAGGAGGCCAAAGTCAAGATGAG ggAGTTCGCCAAGACCATCAAGCGTCCCTTCACAGTCCGATACAACCCTTACACCCAGAGTGTGGACGTGCTAAAAGACACGCCCAGCATCAACAGCGTCGTGGAGGAGCTTCGACACGAGCTCGACATCGTGGGCGACGCCCTCATCCGGCTCAACAAGCAGCTGGGTGTCTGA